Proteins from one Raphanus sativus cultivar WK10039 unplaced genomic scaffold, ASM80110v3 Scaffold0115, whole genome shotgun sequence genomic window:
- the LOC108832759 gene encoding probable pectinesterase/pectinesterase inhibitor 25 produces MKTLHFSASLLFLSVLFLSCALLISPQSPSPSPSELPSQPPSLPPSQPPSLPPSRPPSFPPSQPPSLPPTQSTSDACKSTPYPKLCRTILSAVKSSPSDPYSYGKFTIKQCLKQASRLSKVINGYVRRVRSKPGSMTAEEIGAVADCGELAELSVSYLENVAAELKMADVMTAALVEHVNSLLSGVVTNQQTCLDGLVEAKSGFAAAIGSPMGNLTRLYSVSLGLVSNALNRNLKRFKASKGKILGGRNATYREPLETLIKGLRKTCDKDKDCRNAHDRKLGELGETSGGSILVSQAVIVGPYKSDNFTTITDAIAAAPNNARPEDGYFVIYAREGVYEEYIVVPINKKNLLLMGDGINKTIITGNHNVVDGWTTYNCSSFAVVGERFMAVDVTFRNTAGPEKHQAVALRNNAEGSTFYRCSFEGYQDTLYVHSLRQFYRECDIYGTVDFIFGNAAAIFQNCNIYARKPMAKQKNAITAHGRTEPNQNTGISIINCTIKAAPDLAADPTSTMTFLGRPWKPYSRTVFMQSYISDIVQPVGWLEWNGTIGLDTIYYGEYDNFGPGAKTDRRVQWFGYNLLDMAQAMNFTVYNFTLGDTWLPQTDIPFYGGLVRKE; encoded by the exons ATGAAAACACTACACTTCTCTGCTTCTCTCCTGTTCCTATCAGTTCTTTTCCTCTCATGTGCGTTGCTAATCTCACCACAGTCTCCCTCACCATCACCTTCTGAGCTTCCGTCACAGCCACCTTCTTTGCCTCCGTCGCAGCCACCTTCTTTGCCACCGTCACGACCACCTTCTTTCCCTCCCTCGCAGCCACCTTCTTTGCCTCCTACACAGTCAACTTCGGACGCTTGTAAGTCAACTCCATACCCAAAACTCTGCCGTACGATCCTCTCCGCCGTCAAATCCTCGCCGTCAGACCCCTACAGCTACGGCAAGTTCACGATCAAGCAATGCCTAAAACAAGCGAGCCGTCTCTCCAAAGTCATCAACGGATACGTACGCCGCGTGAGAAGCAAACCCGGCTCAATGACGGCCGAGGAAATAGGCGCGGTTGCGGACTGCGGCGAGTTAGCTGAGCTGAGTGTGAGCTATCTCGAGAACGTCGCGGCGGAGCTCAAAATGGCGGATGTGATGACGGCGGCGCTCGTGGAGCATGTGAACAGTCTTCTAAGTGGTGTAGTGACGAACCAGCAGACGTGTCTTGACGGACTAGTGGAGGCCAAGAGTGGTTTCGCCGCCGCGATTGGATCGCCGATGGGGAATCTCACTCGCCTTTACAGTGTGTCGTTGGGGCTTGTGAGCAACGCGCTTAACCGTAACTTGAAGAGGTTTAAAGCCTCTAAGGGGAAGATTCTCGGTGGTCGTAACGCAACCTATCGCGAGCCGCTCGAGACTTTGATTAAG ggTTTACGTAAAACATGCGACAAGGACAAAGATTGCCGAAATGCCCATGACCGGAAGTTGGGTGAGCTTGGGGAGACTAGCGGCGGTTCCATCCTTGTCAGTCAAGCGGTTATTGTCGGTCCTTACAAATCCGATAACTTCACAACCATCACTGACGCAATTGCAGCCGCACCTAATAACGCTAGACCGGAGGATGGTTACTTTGTCATATACGCAAGAGAAGGTGTCTACGAAGAATATATCGTTGTTCCGATCAACAAAAAGAATTTATTGCTTATGGGAGATGGGATCAATAAGACGATCATTACCGGGAACCATAATGTTGTTGATGGTTGGACTACGTATAATTGCTCTAGCTTTG cGGTGGTTGGAGAACGGTTCATGGCAGTTGATGTTACATTCAGAAACACAGCTGGTCCTGAGAAACATCAGGCTGTGGCCTTGAGGAACAATGCTGAAGGATCCACTTTTTACCGGTGTAGTTTTGAAGGCTATCAAGATACTCTCTACGTGCATTCCCTAAGACAGTTTTATCGTGAATGCGATATATATG GTACCGTTGATTTTATATTCGGAAACGCAGCTGCAATCTTTCAAAACTGCAATATATATGCTAGAAAACCAATGGCAAAGCAGAAGAATGCAATTACAGCCCATGgaagaaccgaaccaaaccaaaacacgGGAATCTCTATCATAAACTGTACCATCAAAGCCGCACCAGATCTAGCAGCTGATCCTACCTCGACCATGACATTCCTAGGGCGGCCATGGAAGCCTTACTCAAGGACGGTTTTCATGCAATCATATATTAGTGACATTGTTCAACCAGTTGGATGGCTCGAATGGAACGGTACAATTGGATTAGACACGATTTACTACGGCGAATATGATAACTTCGGACCAGGGGCAAAAACAGACCGGAGAGTGCAGTGGTTCGGGTACAATTTATTGGACATGGCACAAGCCATGAACTTCACGGTTTACAACTTCACCTTGGGAGATACTTGGTTGCCTCAAACCGATATTCCATTCTATGGTGGTTTGGTTCGCAAAGAATAA